A window of Acidobacteriota bacterium genomic DNA:
GCCGGGTTGCGAAGTTCCGCAGTTCACGATAGTTACCCTTCCATTCAAGATCCTGGATTGCGGAAAGAGCATCTTTCTCTATCTGAAACGGCACTTCAAGTCCGATCGTTCCTCTCTCGGTTTCCAACTGATCAAGGAATGTCTCGACGATCCGTTCCTTCTGATACCGCAGAGGTACCGTTTCAAGTTGGAGGATATTCAAGCGGTCAAAAAGATCGGCTCGGAATAGTCCGCCGTTTACCATCGATCGAAGATCTCGGGAGGTCGCAGCAATAACACGCACGTCGATGTCGCGTTCTGCCGTCCCGCCGACACGACGGATGCGCCTTTCTTCTACAGCCTTGAGAAACTTTGCCTGAAGGCTCAATGACAGTTCTCCGATCTCATCAAGGAAGAGAGTACCGCCTTGTGCAGCTTCGAATAGCCCCTTTGAGCGATAGCTCCTGTGAATGCACCACGCTCGTAACCGAAAAGTTCCGACTCCAAAAGCTCAGAGCTAAAACTCGCACAGTTGACACTTACAAACTCCCGTTTCGATCTCGGGCCA
This region includes:
- a CDS encoding sigma 54-interacting transcriptional regulator; protein product: MQHQPDTFSPVSSVRSIDEKVIRFSRVPHYVLITGERGTGKTTIARQLHDLGPRSKREFVSVNCASFSSELLESELFGYERGAFTGAIAQRGYSKLHKAVLSSLMRSENCH
- a CDS encoding sigma-54-dependent Fis family transcriptional regulator, which codes for MHRSYRSKGLFEAAQGGTLFLDEIGELSLSLQAKFLKAVEERRIRRVGGTAERDIDVRVIAATSRDLRSMVNGGLFRADLFDRLNILQLETVPLRYQKERIVETFLDQLETERGTIGLEVPFQIEKDALSAIQDLEWKGNYRELRNFATRLAVES